One Hevea brasiliensis isolate MT/VB/25A 57/8 chromosome 5, ASM3005281v1, whole genome shotgun sequence genomic region harbors:
- the LOC110640670 gene encoding kinetochore protein SPC24 homolog translates to MGDFSGKIDVEKVISYGNDLVALLKEKRDINILTQWLDKSKSLRSSCDVEFNEARTLLEDYQRKIDECKQKTEKAKLEVPAESELDCLQKELEAEQEKERLLMEELRVINNDINDLELLRISVEEQKQAQKKLEQEELRAQRKLSMYASVTNIIPGLDDHYKILGRILVLQPFACFFFQVNYFLSIVDVPREFYVIARFPIN, encoded by the exons ATGGGGGATTTTTCTGGAAAGATCGATGTGGAGAAGGTAATATCGTATGGCAACGATCTTGTGGCTCTTTTGAAGGAGAAAAGGGACATTAACATTTTGACTCAGTGGCTTGACAAGTCTAAGTCTCTTCGCTCCTCTTGCGATGTCGAATTCAACGAGGCTCGGACTCTTCTTGAAG ATTATCAGAGAAAGATAGATGAATGTAAGCAGAAAACAGAGAAGGCAAAACTTGAAGTTCCTGCTGAGTCCGAATTGGACTGTCTTCAGAAGGAATTGGAAGCAGAGCAGGAAAAAGAACGTTTGTTGATGGAGGAGCTCAGA GTCATCAACAATGACATCAATGATCTTGAACTTCTAAGGATTTCTGTTGAAGAACAAAAGCAAGCTCAAAAGAAACTTGAGCAAGAAGAGCTGAGGGCACA GAGGAAGCTTTCAATGTATGCTTCTGTCACTAATATCATTCCAGGCTTGGATGATCACTACAAAATCTTAGGCCGTATACTTGTTTTGCAACCTTTTGCATGCTTCTTTTTTCAGGTTAACTATTTTCTTTCTATTGttgacgtgccacgggagttttatgtgatcgcaagattcccaataaattga